The following proteins are co-located in the Trichormus variabilis 0441 genome:
- the opcA gene encoding glucose-6-phosphate dehydrogenase assembly protein OpcA: MTSQAPTIFSLQAPKDISLNEIEAELNQIWQSYGITGEDGALPAATRATTFTLVVYEPEETQYLLASLGFYNGPIDGILGPQTETALRQVQIKYALPETGTATPETLAKLREEFVKRQGNSANGETNGSTSYSYSSTSPRIADEIALRNPCRIIALFPIVGEDEGVKAQVSAYCPIQKQSSSTLICCEYITLSGTPAALERIGGMIPALLIGGLPKFLWWKATPDPNNILFKRLAAVCNNVIVDSCNFNEPESDLLSLQKLVETGVPLADLNWRRLAAWQELTAEAYDSPDRRAALGDIDRVTIDYEKGNPAQALLFLGWLASRLEWQPISYQKDSGDYDITRIHFVNQDQKRVEAELAGVPVADVGDIVGDLIALRLSSTNPQANCGTVICSETGGCMRMETHGGAQAAGLFQQVSSLSEQKAEALLSQQVQRWGRESLFEESLALIGQVFQLGIKN, translated from the coding sequence ATGACTTCCCAAGCTCCTACCATTTTCTCACTCCAAGCCCCGAAGGACATTTCGCTGAACGAAATCGAAGCGGAACTTAATCAAATTTGGCAAAGCTACGGCATCACCGGCGAAGATGGCGCATTACCTGCGGCTACTCGTGCTACTACATTTACTCTAGTAGTATATGAACCAGAAGAAACCCAATATCTGTTGGCTTCTTTAGGATTCTACAACGGGCCAATTGATGGCATCTTAGGCCCACAGACAGAAACCGCACTACGACAAGTACAAATCAAGTACGCACTCCCAGAAACCGGCACAGCTACACCGGAAACTCTGGCTAAACTGCGAGAAGAATTTGTCAAACGCCAAGGCAATTCTGCTAATGGTGAGACTAATGGCAGTACTTCCTATAGTTACAGCAGCACCAGCCCCAGAATTGCTGATGAAATCGCCCTCCGTAATCCTTGCCGGATTATTGCCCTGTTTCCCATTGTTGGCGAAGATGAAGGGGTAAAGGCTCAAGTTTCTGCCTACTGCCCAATTCAAAAACAATCTTCCAGTACACTCATCTGCTGTGAGTACATTACTCTCAGTGGTACACCAGCAGCATTGGAAAGAATTGGCGGGATGATTCCCGCATTGTTGATTGGTGGGTTGCCAAAATTCCTCTGGTGGAAGGCTACACCAGACCCCAACAACATTTTATTTAAACGCTTGGCCGCAGTTTGCAACAATGTGATTGTTGATTCTTGCAACTTCAACGAGCCAGAAAGCGATTTACTCAGCCTGCAAAAGTTAGTAGAAACAGGCGTACCTCTAGCTGATTTAAACTGGCGTAGGCTGGCTGCATGGCAAGAGTTGACAGCTGAAGCTTACGATTCTCCCGACCGTCGCGCCGCTTTGGGAGACATTGACCGGGTGACAATTGATTACGAAAAAGGTAACCCAGCCCAAGCATTGTTATTTTTGGGATGGTTAGCGAGTCGTTTGGAATGGCAACCCATTTCCTATCAAAAGGATAGCGGAGACTATGATATTACTCGCATTCACTTTGTTAACCAAGACCAAAAGCGAGTAGAAGCTGAATTGGCAGGGGTTCCAGTTGCGGATGTGGGTGATATTGTGGGCGATTTAATTGCCTTGCGCCTCAGTTCAACCAATCCCCAAGCCAATTGCGGTACAGTCATCTGCTCAGAAACTGGCGGTTGTATGCGGATGGAAACCCACGGTGGCGCTCAAGCCGCAGGTCTATTTCAACAAGTGAGTTCCTTATCGGAACAAAAGGCAGAAGCTTTACTCAGTCAACAGGTACAACGCTGGGGACGTGAGTCACTGTTTGAAGAAAGTTTGGCTTTAATTGGGCAAGTATTTCAGTTAGGCATTAAGAATTAA
- a CDS encoding NF038130 family PEP-CTERM protein produces MTLTIKKLLVGATAAASMTAITTTPSFAGNLAKPTDIQFTTNGVNNTDANKPNINTWTYGAAQSDNTGIGGVNRRVLNDFTNKGNINKAIAALTDNDSTTNVELFTDGEVVKDHVGFTANLGKNTLKVESVTKDDWADGTLATAWLKGFGNAYGGLMSRIPTTANSNLLQDFNSNFDSLITALKTTGFNSAGDANIGDITLNQKTGELKVDLVGHLDVSGRYVDTRRTVNNRNNSNYLQSSPDRARNSTGNAIFDAMLFNLAKTAFLTNTPFQISEIAKITFNDKVDYAFGFSAIDSGAIAGDRNKTNDKTSHTGIYSWSQTYAVVPEPSGLFGLFTVGSLIIASRSKCRKNA; encoded by the coding sequence ATGACCTTAACTATCAAAAAGTTATTAGTTGGTGCAACAGCAGCAGCAAGCATGACTGCAATTACTACCACTCCATCTTTTGCTGGCAATCTCGCTAAACCTACTGATATTCAATTCACTACCAACGGTGTTAATAACACGGATGCAAATAAACCTAATATCAATACCTGGACTTATGGTGCTGCACAATCTGATAACACTGGTATTGGTGGTGTGAACCGAAGAGTTTTAAATGATTTTACAAATAAAGGCAACATCAATAAAGCGATCGCTGCTTTGACAGATAACGATAGTACTACTAACGTCGAACTATTTACAGATGGTGAAGTGGTCAAAGACCATGTGGGCTTCACTGCTAATTTGGGCAAGAATACTCTCAAGGTAGAAAGTGTCACCAAAGATGATTGGGCTGACGGTACATTAGCAACAGCGTGGTTAAAAGGCTTTGGCAATGCTTATGGTGGATTAATGTCCCGTATTCCCACAACTGCTAATTCTAATCTGCTCCAAGATTTTAATAGTAACTTTGATTCTTTAATTACTGCTCTCAAAACTACAGGCTTTAACTCGGCTGGCGATGCGAATATCGGGGATATTACTTTAAATCAAAAAACTGGTGAGTTGAAAGTTGATTTGGTTGGACACTTGGATGTATCGGGAAGATATGTAGATACCCGAAGAACAGTTAACAATCGTAATAACTCAAATTATCTACAATCATCACCTGATCGAGCTCGCAACTCTACAGGAAACGCAATCTTTGACGCGATGTTGTTTAATTTAGCCAAAACAGCATTTCTCACAAATACACCATTTCAAATTAGTGAAATTGCCAAAATCACTTTTAATGATAAGGTAGATTACGCCTTTGGCTTTAGTGCGATTGATTCTGGGGCAATTGCAGGCGATCGCAATAAGACCAATGATAAAACATCCCACACTGGTATCTATTCTTGGAGCCAAACTTACGCAGTTGTACCCGAACCTTCTGGATTATTTGGGTTATTTACTGTTGGTAGTTTAATAATTGCTTCACGAAGCAAGTGCAGGAAAAACGCATAG
- a CDS encoding DUF3086 domain-containing protein: MNPDESQTPEPIDEWLEQIQQENPKLENPENSSEESVLDIEGQTLLVEPLSVSNEELANSTDNLTAESTDDLVQQLETETTLLGSELPNNPLYTEAEQRIAELQRTEAALTEEIANLQAAYKILQGQVSETQTALGRIVQESLAQLEQRKQALQISVEQLERRQERIRNEMRTTFAGASQDLAIRVQGFKDYLAGSLQDLAASAEQLQLVPAVVEREKAPVKETKPAEPQAGTPQFAQQQFQDTTKQIRRLIDQYRNKPDYYGPAWQLRRTFEPVHAERVANWFFNQGGRGALRTMGSRLQNILIASAAISILHKLYGDRVRTLVLANTPERLGEWRRGLQDCLGIGRPDFGPDRGVVLFEAPDALAQKADRFVKANQLPLILIDDSEEQISLALLQFPLWLAFAPDPKLMRNTEDDF; this comes from the coding sequence ATGAACCCTGACGAATCTCAAACTCCAGAACCGATTGATGAGTGGTTGGAGCAAATACAACAAGAAAACCCTAAGCTGGAAAATCCAGAAAACTCATCTGAAGAGTCAGTTCTGGACATCGAAGGGCAAACTCTTTTGGTTGAGCCGCTATCAGTCTCTAATGAAGAATTGGCAAATTCTACAGACAATTTAACGGCGGAATCAACGGATGATTTGGTTCAGCAGTTAGAAACAGAAACTACATTATTGGGTTCAGAATTACCAAATAATCCCTTATACACAGAAGCAGAACAACGCATCGCGGAACTACAACGTACTGAAGCTGCACTCACAGAAGAAATAGCTAATCTGCAAGCTGCTTACAAAATCCTGCAAGGGCAAGTAAGCGAAACTCAAACCGCACTGGGAAGAATTGTGCAAGAGTCGCTAGCACAACTAGAACAGCGCAAACAAGCACTGCAAATTTCTGTAGAACAGCTAGAACGCCGCCAAGAGCGCATCCGCAATGAGATGCGAACTACTTTTGCAGGTGCATCTCAAGACTTGGCAATCCGGGTACAAGGTTTTAAAGACTATCTAGCAGGTAGTTTACAAGATTTGGCAGCTTCAGCCGAACAACTGCAATTAGTCCCAGCCGTTGTTGAAAGAGAAAAAGCACCAGTCAAAGAAACTAAACCCGCCGAACCTCAAGCAGGGACACCACAGTTTGCTCAACAGCAGTTTCAAGACACGACCAAACAAATTCGCCGCCTAATTGATCAGTATCGTAACAAACCTGATTATTACGGCCCGGCTTGGCAACTGAGACGCACCTTTGAACCAGTCCACGCCGAACGAGTCGCCAACTGGTTTTTCAACCAAGGGGGACGGGGTGCTTTGCGGACGATGGGTAGCCGTTTGCAGAATATTTTGATTGCTTCGGCAGCAATTTCGATATTACATAAATTATATGGCGATCGCGTCCGTACTCTAGTTTTAGCTAATACGCCAGAACGTCTAGGTGAATGGCGGCGAGGTTTACAAGACTGTCTCGGCATCGGTCGCCCAGATTTTGGCCCAGATAGAGGTGTTGTATTATTTGAAGCGCCAGATGCTTTAGCCCAGAAAGCAGACCGTTTCGTGAAAGCAAATCAGTTACCTTTGATTCTCATTGATGATTCCGAGGAGCAAATTAGTTTGGCATTATTACAATTTCCTCTATGGTTAGCTTTTGCTCCCGACCCGAAACTCATGAGAAATACTGAGGATGATTTTTAA
- a CDS encoding DUF3119 family protein, producing the protein MTSSTAPNSTATVELKPSYNIPVVLVISAIPLLLVQPWVGIVFAFLGLFLLFQTVSLRVQFTATDFDLYRGEKLIRRFPFREWQNWRIFWDRFPILFYFKEISSIHFLPILFDPKTLKACLEERCPRI; encoded by the coding sequence GTGACCAGTTCAACTGCACCTAACTCCACAGCAACGGTGGAACTTAAACCTAGTTACAATATCCCTGTAGTGTTGGTAATTTCGGCTATTCCACTACTGTTGGTACAACCTTGGGTGGGAATTGTGTTTGCCTTTTTGGGTTTATTTCTTTTATTCCAAACAGTCAGCTTGCGTGTGCAGTTTACCGCCACGGACTTTGACCTCTACAGAGGTGAGAAACTAATTCGTCGCTTCCCCTTCCGAGAATGGCAAAACTGGCGAATTTTTTGGGATAGATTTCCCATATTGTTTTACTTTAAAGAAATTAGCAGCATTCACTTTTTGCCGATTTTATTTGACCCCAAAACCCTCAAAGCTTGTTTAGAAGAGCGTTGTCCCCGTATTTAG
- a CDS encoding MlaE family lipid ABC transporter permease subunit has protein sequence MTTSKSSLGTWSQRLLAAIFLGGQAIVHLLRGKIHWRNTREQMAAVGPDSLFIALLTAVFVGAVFTIQVAREFINFGAGNLVGGVLAVALTRELSPVLTAVILAGRVGSAFAAEIGTMRVTEQIDAMLMLKTDPIDYLVIPRLLACFLMLPILTLLSLVTGILGGLIIATNMYGISDTVFLDSARNLLEVWDICSAMIKACCFGVLIAIIGCSWGLTTTGGAKGVGQSTTTAVVTALLIIFVSNFFLSWVMFQGTGGAFQQGL, from the coding sequence ATGACCACATCCAAATCCAGCTTAGGAACATGGAGTCAGCGATTGCTGGCGGCAATATTTCTGGGTGGACAAGCTATAGTTCACCTCTTGAGGGGTAAAATCCACTGGCGCAACACCAGAGAACAAATGGCAGCCGTAGGGCCAGATTCGTTATTTATTGCCCTATTAACAGCAGTTTTCGTAGGTGCAGTGTTTACCATTCAGGTAGCACGGGAGTTCATTAATTTTGGCGCAGGTAATCTTGTCGGCGGAGTATTAGCAGTAGCATTGACGCGGGAATTATCACCAGTACTCACAGCCGTGATATTAGCAGGACGTGTGGGTTCTGCCTTTGCCGCAGAAATTGGCACAATGCGGGTAACAGAACAAATCGATGCCATGTTGATGTTAAAAACTGACCCAATTGACTATTTAGTCATACCCCGTCTGCTGGCTTGTTTTCTCATGCTGCCAATTTTAACCCTCTTGTCCTTAGTCACAGGAATTTTGGGGGGACTAATCATCGCCACAAATATGTATGGAATCTCCGACACAGTATTTTTAGATTCCGCCCGTAACCTGCTGGAAGTCTGGGATATTTGTAGCGCCATGATTAAGGCGTGCTGCTTTGGTGTGTTAATCGCCATTATTGGCTGTAGTTGGGGTTTGACAACCACAGGCGGAGCTAAAGGAGTAGGACAATCAACTACAACTGCTGTTGTTACGGCCTTATTAATTATCTTCGTGAGCAACTTTTTCTTGTCCTGGGTAATGTTTCAAGGAACTGGTGGTGCATTCCAGCAAGGGTTATAA
- the sppA gene encoding signal peptide peptidase SppA yields the protein MVWPFKSKFRKQIARIEITGAIASGTRKRVLEALKTVEEKKFPALLLRIDSPGGTVGDSQEIYSALKRLREKIKIVASFGNISASGGVYIGMGAEHIMANPGTITGSIGVILRGNNLERLLDKVGVSFKVIKSGPYKDILSFDRELTEPEQDILQELIDTSYQQFVQTVAEGRSLAVEKVKSFADGRIFTGQQALELGVVDRLGTEEEARRWTAELVGLDPEKTPCYTLEERKPLLSRVLPGSRKGYSRLGASIDWLEFEMSTSGLPLWLYRP from the coding sequence ATGGTTTGGCCTTTTAAGTCAAAGTTTCGTAAACAAATCGCTCGCATTGAAATCACAGGTGCGATCGCCAGTGGGACGCGCAAAAGAGTGCTAGAAGCTTTAAAAACTGTTGAAGAAAAAAAGTTTCCCGCATTACTGCTACGCATTGACAGCCCCGGCGGTACAGTCGGAGACTCCCAAGAAATCTACAGCGCCTTAAAGCGGTTACGGGAAAAAATCAAAATTGTTGCTAGTTTTGGTAATATCTCTGCTTCTGGTGGTGTTTACATCGGGATGGGAGCAGAACACATCATGGCTAACCCTGGAACAATCACAGGTAGCATCGGTGTAATTTTGCGTGGGAACAACCTAGAACGCTTGTTAGACAAAGTTGGTGTATCTTTCAAGGTAATTAAATCTGGGCCTTACAAAGATATCTTGTCATTTGACCGCGAACTAACTGAACCAGAACAAGACATATTGCAGGAGTTGATTGACACAAGTTACCAGCAGTTTGTCCAAACAGTAGCCGAGGGTAGGTCTTTAGCCGTAGAGAAAGTTAAAAGTTTTGCTGATGGACGGATTTTTACTGGACAGCAAGCTTTAGAATTAGGAGTAGTAGACCGCTTGGGAACCGAAGAAGAAGCCCGTCGCTGGACAGCAGAATTAGTCGGTCTTGATCCTGAGAAGACACCTTGCTATACCCTAGAAGAACGAAAACCCCTATTAAGTAGAGTTTTACCAGGGAGCCGTAAGGGTTACTCAAGGCTAGGTGCAAGTATAGATTGGCTAGAGTTTGAAATGTCTACCAGTGGTTTACCACTGTGGTTATATAGACCTTAA
- the aroH gene encoding chorismate mutase, which yields MEWRLRAIRGATTVSENTVEAIREAVSELLDELEGRNQLQPQDMISVTFSVTRDLDATFPAAIARPRPGWDNVAMLDVQQMHVEGSLQRCIRFLIHAYLPTSTPINHIYLREARKLRPDWSLPQALQAPQQIVESRV from the coding sequence GTGGAGTGGCGATTGCGTGCAATTCGTGGAGCAACAACCGTTTCGGAAAATACTGTGGAAGCAATTCGAGAGGCGGTGAGTGAACTGCTAGACGAACTGGAAGGGCGAAATCAACTCCAGCCACAAGATATGATTAGTGTGACATTCTCTGTAACCCGTGATTTGGATGCGACTTTTCCAGCAGCGATCGCTAGACCCCGGCCGGGTTGGGATAATGTAGCTATGTTAGATGTACAGCAAATGCACGTTGAAGGTAGTTTACAGCGCTGTATCCGTTTCTTAATCCACGCTTATCTACCTACCTCTACTCCCATTAATCACATTTATTTGCGCGAAGCTCGGAAACTGCGCCCTGATTGGAGTTTACCCCAGGCGCTACAAGCACCGCAGCAAATAGTAGAGTCAAGAGTTTAA
- a CDS encoding SDR family oxidoreductase, whose amino-acid sequence MVKKVLHPAYKKKSKISTQGNTVLITGGASGIGLALAHKFLQAQNTVIITGRNAEKLAGVKALWPEILTEVADLQDLNVLQKLVNRYPNVNILINNAGIQYNYEFVNPEIMPELIEAELRTNLIAPLQLIKLMLPHLLNKPEAAIINVSSGLGLVPKESAPVYCGSKAGIHIATKALRWQLEATSIKVFEIIAPLVDTPMTQGRGKGKISPDALVNEFWHDFISDRYEMRIGKTKLLFFLQRWFPQIAEKILRPGV is encoded by the coding sequence ATGGTGAAAAAAGTATTACATCCGGCTTACAAGAAGAAATCTAAAATTTCAACCCAGGGTAACACAGTTTTAATTACTGGAGGTGCATCAGGAATTGGTTTGGCACTAGCACACAAATTTCTGCAAGCGCAAAATACAGTGATAATCACTGGACGGAATGCTGAAAAATTAGCTGGTGTAAAGGCATTATGGCCGGAAATTCTCACTGAAGTTGCTGATTTACAGGATTTAAATGTCTTGCAAAAGCTAGTCAATCGTTACCCAAATGTGAATATCCTGATCAACAATGCCGGCATTCAATATAACTACGAATTTGTGAATCCAGAAATCATGCCAGAGTTAATCGAGGCAGAATTACGCACTAATTTAATTGCGCCATTGCAATTGATTAAACTGATGTTACCCCATCTGCTGAATAAGCCCGAAGCCGCAATCATCAATGTTTCCTCTGGCTTAGGATTAGTTCCCAAAGAAAGCGCGCCTGTCTACTGTGGTAGTAAAGCAGGGATACATATTGCCACTAAAGCCTTGCGCTGGCAACTCGAAGCCACATCTATTAAAGTATTTGAAATTATCGCGCCCTTAGTTGATACACCCATGACTCAAGGACGGGGTAAAGGGAAGATTTCCCCTGATGCACTGGTAAATGAATTTTGGCATGATTTCATAAGCGATCGCTATGAAATGCGAATCGGTAAAACCAAACTGCTGTTTTTCCTACAACGATGGTTCCCCCAAATAGCTGAGAAAATTCTGCGCCCAGGAGTTTAA
- a CDS encoding Crp/Fnr family transcriptional regulator: protein MSTPAYLQLNTVLQNFAEIPADEIQKLNQTFYPLPLTAGEFFIQAGDIPWQIGFVISGILRLYYVNSSGTEFIKSFCPEKHFVAAYSALILKQPAQFSIEALEDSLLLVADYDKFTQLCAGHSCWQTIKHKFLEALYLKKEKREAELLLDDATTRYQKFLAEYPHLDHRVKQYHIASYLGISPVSLSRIRKNFHPD, encoded by the coding sequence ATGTCCACCCCCGCCTATCTTCAACTCAATACTGTTCTGCAAAACTTCGCAGAGATTCCAGCAGATGAAATTCAAAAGTTAAACCAAACTTTTTACCCACTACCTTTAACTGCTGGAGAGTTTTTCATTCAGGCGGGTGACATACCCTGGCAAATTGGATTCGTTATTTCCGGAATCTTACGTCTCTACTACGTAAATTCATCGGGTACAGAATTCATAAAATCATTTTGCCCAGAAAAACATTTTGTTGCTGCCTACAGTGCGCTGATTTTAAAACAGCCTGCTCAATTTTCTATTGAAGCTTTAGAAGACTCATTATTATTAGTTGCCGACTATGACAAGTTCACCCAATTATGTGCAGGACATTCATGTTGGCAGACAATTAAGCATAAATTTCTAGAAGCATTGTATCTTAAAAAAGAAAAACGCGAAGCAGAGTTACTTCTAGATGATGCCACGACCAGATACCAAAAGTTTCTGGCGGAATATCCTCATCTAGATCATAGAGTCAAGCAGTATCACATTGCCTCTTATCTAGGTATTTCACCTGTTTCTCTTAGCCGAATTCGGAAAAATTTCCACCCTGATTAA
- the crtR gene encoding beta-carotene hydroxylase → MLSLEAQQLPKIPPKEFLAPPGDFNPTMLLFSASVAMLVLSNFGYWLWQWPHWLCFSTNTLALHCAGTVIHDACHQSAHRNRIINAMLGHGSALILAFAFPVFTRVHLQHHAHVNHPKDDPDHYVSTGGPLWLIAVRFLYHEVFFFQRKLWRKYELLEWFISRLIVITIVYISVQYHFLGYILNFWFIPAFIVGIALGLFFDYLPHRPFVERDRWKNARVYPGKLLNILIMGQNYHLIHHLWPSIPWYNYQPAYYVMKPLLDEKGCYQTSGLLQKKDFFEFVYDIFLGIRFHHHKEGKISSNNLEA, encoded by the coding sequence ATGCTCTCATTGGAGGCACAGCAGTTACCAAAAATCCCACCAAAGGAATTTTTAGCGCCTCCTGGTGATTTTAACCCCACGATGCTTTTATTTTCGGCATCGGTGGCTATGTTAGTTTTGTCGAACTTTGGTTATTGGCTTTGGCAATGGCCTCATTGGCTATGCTTCAGCACAAATACCTTAGCTTTACATTGTGCCGGGACAGTCATTCACGATGCTTGTCATCAATCTGCCCACCGGAATCGGATAATTAATGCCATGTTAGGTCATGGCAGCGCTTTGATATTAGCTTTTGCTTTTCCAGTCTTTACACGGGTACATTTGCAGCATCACGCCCATGTTAACCACCCCAAAGATGATCCTGATCATTACGTCTCTACAGGTGGGCCACTGTGGTTAATCGCTGTGCGGTTTTTGTACCATGAGGTATTTTTCTTTCAAAGGAAGCTGTGGCGCAAATATGAACTGCTGGAGTGGTTTATCAGTCGCTTAATTGTCATTACAATTGTTTACATTTCCGTTCAATACCATTTCCTGGGCTACATTCTCAATTTTTGGTTTATCCCCGCATTTATAGTTGGTATAGCTCTAGGACTATTTTTTGATTATCTGCCCCATCGTCCTTTTGTAGAACGCGATCGCTGGAAAAATGCCCGTGTCTACCCTGGAAAGTTGCTCAACATCTTAATCATGGGACAGAACTACCACCTAATTCATCATTTATGGCCTTCCATCCCCTGGTATAACTATCAGCCAGCTTATTATGTAATGAAGCCATTGTTAGATGAGAAAGGCTGTTATCAAACATCAGGATTGTTGCAGAAAAAAGACTTTTTTGAATTTGTTTATGACATCTTTTTAGGGATCAGATTTCACCATCACAAAGAAGGAAAAATTTCAAGTAATAATCTAGAGGCATAG
- the pyk gene encoding pyruvate kinase produces MQLRDSVRRTKIVATIGPATSSPEMLKAIIEAGATTLRLNFSHGSHADHQRSIRLIRQTAFELNQPVAILQDLQGPKIRLGKFENGSIVLAKGDRFTLTNRPVVGTQEISCVTYDYLADEVPVGAKILLDDGRVEMVVEDINRDKGDLHCRVTVAGKLSNNKGVNFPGVYLSIKAMTDKDREDLMFGLDQGVDWVALSFVRNPQDIIEIKELISSTGKQVPVVAKIEKHEAIEQMEAVLALCDGVMVARGDLGVELPAEDVPVLQKRLIATANRLGIPIITATQMLDSMVSNPRPTRAEVSDVANAILDGTDAVMLSNETAVGSYPVEAVATMARIAERIEQEEAMASKLRQMRDNRRSIPNAISQAVGQIAEQLGAAAIMTLTQTGATARNVSKFRPQTPILAVTPHVNVARQLQMVWGVKPLLVLELPSTGQTFQAAINVAQEHSLLFEGDLVVMTAGTLQGVSGSTDLIKVEVVTAVLGQGIGLGQGLVSGCARVAHTGMDVGNFNSGDILVAPRTGADFVEAIRKAGGIITEDESLTSHAAVIGLRLGVPVIVGVKKATQVIRDGAILTLDLQRGLVYSGAVGTP; encoded by the coding sequence ATGCAATTAAGAGATTCTGTACGCCGGACAAAAATCGTCGCTACAATTGGCCCTGCCACTAGTAGCCCCGAAATGCTGAAAGCCATCATTGAAGCGGGTGCAACAACGCTGCGACTCAACTTTTCCCACGGTTCCCACGCCGACCATCAGCGTAGTATTCGCCTAATTCGGCAAACCGCTTTTGAACTAAATCAGCCAGTGGCAATTCTCCAAGATTTGCAAGGGCCAAAAATTCGCTTAGGAAAATTTGAAAACGGGTCTATAGTTTTAGCTAAAGGCGATCGCTTCACTTTAACAAATCGTCCAGTTGTTGGTACGCAGGAAATTAGCTGTGTCACCTACGATTACTTGGCTGATGAAGTCCCTGTAGGTGCAAAAATCCTCCTTGATGATGGCCGTGTAGAAATGGTGGTGGAGGATATTAACCGCGACAAAGGGGATTTACATTGTCGGGTGACTGTAGCAGGTAAGTTATCTAATAACAAAGGTGTTAACTTTCCTGGCGTATATCTCTCAATTAAAGCTATGACCGACAAAGATCGTGAGGATCTGATGTTTGGTCTAGACCAAGGTGTTGATTGGGTAGCACTTTCCTTTGTCCGTAATCCCCAAGACATCATTGAAATTAAAGAGCTAATTTCCAGCACTGGTAAACAAGTGCCAGTAGTTGCCAAAATAGAAAAGCATGAAGCGATCGAACAAATGGAAGCAGTTCTCGCTTTATGTGATGGCGTAATGGTGGCCAGAGGCGATTTAGGTGTAGAACTACCAGCAGAAGATGTCCCCGTATTACAAAAACGCTTAATTGCGACAGCAAACCGCTTGGGGATTCCCATCATCACCGCTACCCAGATGTTAGATAGCATGGTGAGCAATCCCCGTCCCACCCGCGCGGAAGTTTCCGACGTAGCCAATGCCATTCTTGATGGTACAGATGCGGTAATGCTCTCCAATGAAACGGCTGTGGGTAGCTACCCAGTGGAAGCGGTGGCGACAATGGCAAGAATCGCCGAACGCATCGAGCAGGAAGAAGCTATGGCTAGTAAATTACGCCAAATGCGAGATAACCGCCGTTCTATCCCCAACGCCATCAGCCAAGCTGTAGGTCAAATTGCTGAACAGTTGGGAGCAGCAGCAATTATGACTCTGACCCAAACAGGGGCGACTGCACGCAACGTTTCCAAGTTCCGCCCCCAAACACCAATCTTAGCGGTAACACCCCACGTCAACGTAGCTCGTCAGCTACAAATGGTATGGGGTGTAAAACCTTTGTTGGTATTAGAATTACCTTCCACTGGTCAAACATTCCAAGCCGCCATTAACGTCGCCCAGGAGCATAGTTTACTGTTTGAAGGCGATTTAGTCGTGATGACAGCCGGGACACTCCAAGGGGTATCTGGCTCAACGGACTTGATTAAAGTTGAAGTGGTGACAGCAGTTCTAGGTCAGGGAATTGGTCTAGGACAGGGTTTGGTAAGCGGTTGTGCTAGGGTTGCTCACACCGGTATGGATGTGGGGAACTTTAACTCCGGTGATATTTTGGTTGCACCCCGCACAGGCGCAGATTTTGTCGAGGCGATTCGCAAAGCAGGCGGGATTATTACAGAAGATGAAAGTTTAACCAGTCATGCGGCGGTGATTGGTTTACGCCTGGGTGTACCAGTAATTGTAGGTGTGAAGAAAGCCACGCAAGTTATTCGTGATGGAGCAATTCTGACTCTGGATTTGCAACGAGGTTTAGTTTATTCCGGTGCTGTCGGAACTCCTTAA